Below is a genomic region from Henckelia pumila isolate YLH828 chromosome 3, ASM3356847v2, whole genome shotgun sequence.
AAGCATGGGAAGGGGGAGAATACTTCAATGAATGTGAAAGTTCCAAATGGGTACCAAAGAAGTATTCTTCAATCTCTTTGCAGAGATGTGTTCCCTCAGTCTCCTAGAAAGGGAAGAACTCCCACTCTTCGAGATCGTAAGCCCAAGGATAGACCAAGCTTACTCGGGCCTCATGGGAAGACcaataatgtggcatgtgaagATTCAATGCCGAAGGTTCAAGAACAGCAGAGTGCTACCGAGCTTTTATCTCTAGGTAGTAAGCCCCCTGTCGAAGTTACCTCCGTGGAAGACGGTGAAGAGGTCGACCAGGATTTTGGAAGTCCTGGAGTTAACAGAAAAAGCCCTCTTAGAGCTCCATTTGGAGTTTCTCTTCACACAAAAGAAACGAGAAAAGTGTTGTACCACGGATCATCTCCTTTTGTTGAAATTGACACTTGCTATAGCAATGGTGCTCTTCCGGACTTTAGTTCCTTAAGGAAGAGGCTGGAACAGAAGGTGAGAATGGAGGGATTGAATATATCCACAGATTGTGTCAATTTATTGAACAATGGGATGGATGCATTTATAAAGAGATTACTCAAACCTTGCCTCGACTTAGCCGCCTCAAGATCCGAATACAAGCTCCCTGACAAAGTTCAGCATCAAACTAAGAATGGGATGAGCCCAATGACACATGTACAGAAGTCTAACAGATTGTTTACTTTGTCAACAGCAGACTTTCAAGTTGCAATGCAATCAAATCCTCGGAGTCTTGGAGAAGACTGGCCATTACTGCTCGAGAAGATTTCATTGCATGCTTCAGAAGATTAAACGGGTGGATACTGTGTTAGTTTTTATATGTTGATTTTTTACTGTGGTTCTAGAGGCTCTGCTAACAGTGTCATTGACACGATTCATGTGATCTTAGTTGGTCTAAAGCTACAGAAAATTTTGGATCAAGTTGGTTAGATTGTATATATGCCACCGGGCTGATTGTTTCTGGAGTCGTATTTCTTACCTCATAAAATATAAAGGCAAAGGGATAGGGAGAACACGTGTAAAATTGTTTCCATTACATATAGTCAAGGGTCTTCTTCAGCTAATGTAACACTTTGCTCATGTCAATGAAAGTTTAATCTGTTGATAAGTATTCTGACTTGTTTTTTTCCACGCGCTTGGTATGTGGTTATCATTTGATATTGAGATGGAAATTTCGTTTTGTTTGTCTGTTGTTCCTGGATACCTCGATATTCCAGACTAGGTAATGCATGAAATGGTGGGTTGGGGCTGCGGTAGTATACATGTTTGTTGATAATGTCTTGTTAAAACTTTATGGTCAACTGCTGGCTAGTGGTGGATTAGGGGCACCGGGAGTGATCGGTTCTCCCTGTTAAGCTTCCTGTTGAAGTATATTTAGCGTATAACACAGATGGGAAAAATACGATTTTGTCACCCATATTGTGAAAATTACGATTTTGTCACCCATATTGTGAAAATTACGTAGCACTCTTTTTCACCATAAAGTTTTGCAGTACTTGATACTGCTTTTCATAGTTCTAGTTTTATATGCAAAATTACTTACTTCTGCACTGCACGAGTTACAGGGTTCCCTTCAATCTTCAACTTTTTATATGCTAAGATCACATGGGTAAGATTGTTGCTTCTTTTGCAGTgttaaatggattaacggatcAAATATTGGCATTGGCACACGTCCCTAGTTTCAAATTCTTctggtttattattattattattattattattattattattattattattacagtttgttattattattacatcCATCCCCAATGAGATTTATCATATATTAACCaaaaaaaaaccaattaatttaaATGTTAATATATCTCTATCTTGATGTTCGtgaaaaataacaaataaatcTATTAATTAACTTCTAATACACCCGCCCTCAGCTTTTATATTTTTCTTACATTTAATCCCAAAATGTAAGTAAATACAAATCTAAGGGTGTAAAATATAAGATAAAAACATACTTGACGGGGGGGTTTGTATTTTAGaagttattgaatttatttcttattttttaagaatatatattttgttcattcaaaaattttggatCTAAACCAAATCAGCATGATCAAAATGATGTCTATATAGGTTTTGTGATACTTGGTCGAAAGCCTGCGTTTACATATAAAAAGAATAAGTtataatgaaaattttcattttatatattaagTTTTGAGTTGACCTAGCTAGCAATTTAATTTGGCCTACATTATTCATTAATGAGAGGTTGCAAGCGAACAATATTTATTGAtgtattttatattttgttttattatataattataaaatagaCACGATTGAAAAGTACTCGGTGCACAAAAATTATGAATATGTCTAGATTGTGGGGGATCAATTAACaaggaaaataatttaatctttAAACCCATACCACTCACATGGacatttaaaatttcaattaattatatgggtaaaacttaaataaaaaaaacattaaatctCCACAATGGATCAAAAGATGAATAAACcccatttaattaatttattgttttttaaaaaaatagttggCCGGAGTGCATAATGCGCCGTTCTAAAAAAAGAATCATGCATATGCTAAACTGATTCATTGTACCTTCATCATCGGACCCCTGATGATCTTGTGTGTgtctatataataataataataataacaacaacaataataataatataccgACCATTACTttcatattaaatttattattatcattttaaCCTATCATCTTCTATatttataacataaaatatttatgtttGCTTTAGGACACCACGAGATGTTCAAGCCAGCATCTAAAAAGAATTTAATGCAACATGTTTTTCGAAACTCGAAaaagtatttaatttttgaaacatTGTTTTCCCTATTAATTTGCAATCCACATGttacaataaatactaaaacataaaattattgtTCATTTATTTCTATCGAtcgtgagttttttttttttttttggatataaTCAATATCATTATTATATTGACATGGAATTCATTCGTTGTGCGTTTTTTTAAGAGTATTTCCAATAAAtactaaaacataaaattattgtTCATTTATTTCTATCGAtcgtgagtttttttttttaggatatAATCAATATCACTACTCCTATTATATTGACATGGAATTCATTCGTTGTgcgtttttttaataaaagtattaaataaagaaatttatgtcgattataaaaatatataataattaacaaGGATCAGGATGGCGTGAATATATAATAGATACACCGCCCCGGCCCCCACGTTAACGCTTGTCTTTAATTATTGTTCTGGATTTCTTGTGTACTTTTCTTTCTGTCAAATGTAGAGTTAATCCCAATTGTACAAACATAGGAACATGCATATTCCTTACATGTTTCCAAAACATAAGACCTTGATTTAGCCACAAATAATTAGCAGCTGATAGATAATTCTCAGTTTAAAATGGAGAAGCTGCTTCTAAATCCATATGACAAGGAGTGCATGAGAAAGGCAATGTTGAGGCATGAGCAAACATTTCGGGATCAggtataaattattatattttcctccCCACAATTCTTGAATATCTGAATCCCGAAACTGATTCTCTTTTTCTTGCCCCCTATTAAGGTGAATGAACTTCATCGTCTGTATCGAACGCAGAAGATACTGATGAAAGATCTTGCTACATCGCATCCCAGCCGGCCGAATGATCATTCCAGGGCCCTGGAATTTGTTGAGCCGGAGAATATCGCCGGAGAATATAGCGGAGTTGAAGATGATCAAAGTAGTGATCTTGAGCTAACTTTAGGCCCGAGAAGCTATTGCCAGAAGAATATTAAAGCAGCTGAGCCAGGTACCGATTTGTCGGGTTTTTCTTCAACTAGCTGTATGAAGAGATCCACATCAACAAAGGAAGGCAAGTTTCAGAGTCAAGAATTGGATAATTCCCATTGGGTTTTCCAGGTTTTAAGCTTGAATATGACTTCATGAACATGGGGAATGCAATAAAATCCACAAGATATCTCGATGCTTTTAGTTAGTATTTGATAGAGTTCTAGGAAGCGCTTCTCAGcttttgataatttttatgaataCGTTGTGTTTATTAATGTTATCCACTGATGTGATCAAAGGTCGCTGCTTTTTTTAACTTCTGGTCAAATTCCTACACTGGTTTTTATGCAATCATACAATCCATATCTATTGCATACAACATTGCCGTGATTTGCAAAAGTCGTTTGGTCTAATTAACATCGGAATTTATACAAACTCGAAACTTCGTTCCAAACTAATGTTcgattattttatgcataatctCACGCATGCTTAGGATATACATATTGATCAGTTGCTTGGACGAGATTGTGTAGGCCTggtttaattataaaatatatgtgGGGGGAATCCCAAGCAGCCAGCAGTGTCCCAGCATGACTCACATGCAGAAAAGGACAATGCGTGATTTGGATTTCATTAACTTAACCCAACAATGATTGACGTAAGAAGCAGACAAAATcaaccaaaataataataatagtaatagttAAATCTAAAATATCTTTGAAACTCCACAGGATTCATTGTATAGTTCCTAAAAAATGATAAAGAAACAAGCATTTGCATAATGAAACAAACAACGTCCATTTGAACTGTTTTGATGTGTCTGCCACCAAATGGACACGAGATTCCGTTTCATGATAAACTAACTTTTGCCTAAATTACGAAATTAAGGAATCCCACCTAATTTAATTAGAATTATCGGTTTTAATCGTCATTGTTTAGGACATTGACACGAATATTATTGAAGTGCTGATATAATATCGAATATTATTGGTACGGTGAATTAATCGATATGGGGTGTGGACTGTGGTGGCTATTGCCCGCCTTTAATTTACTAaacttttttaatattatatatattatagttAAGAGATACATCAAGAATATTATTAATGATGTATCCAACATTAATTGGCATGTGCGCCCTTGTCATGTGATGCTTGCATgcactttttttttgttttcaaagAATTGCTTTTGTTATGGGTGAAATATgacattttaaaattcaaatgtatatataaagataaaaagaaattttttacaGAACAAATTTACACATATATAGATAaagatatacatatatatatgcatttaacAAGATCAAATGATGAAATAGGAGAGTATTGTGTTGAGAGACTTATGTATAGAAATAAAATCTCGTGTTCAAATGCAGATTCATTGCTATAGATACACCACACGGGCACAAAAAGTGATCGAGTTTCATGCATGGAACAAATGATCTGTGTGTCATGATATGGAGTGTCTCCTATCTTTACCAGGTCGATTTCTACCTCTGGAACTCGGTATGATCCCATCAAAACGAATGAACCTACCAAGTTTTCTGGAAACAGAGCCCATGAACGACGGTTTCTTCTCACCCGTCGCGGCTCGGCTGATCGCCATGGGACTAGCAACAGCTGGCGTAGTATTACTATCTGAACTTCTTTCAATTTCCTCTAATCTCATTTTCATCTTCACCAGCTCCTGTTTTAAGTCCTGATTTTGCTGGCGTAGAGACGAGGCCTCGTCTTGTACGGGGTGAATGTCGATAGTGGAGGGATTCTGAGTTGGTGGAAGGGCTGGGGATTCAGTACTTTGGCTACCATCCGTCGCTTCCCTTAACCGTTGTTGCTGGTGGTAAAGAACTTGGACGACGGTCTGAACCGGGAGCCTGTCGTTTTGCGCTGCGTGAGCACATGCCTCGCGGGATAGTTTTTGGCAGTCCATTATGCTGCATACTTTCTTTTTCTCCATGTCACTTAAGCCAGGATGAGCCTAAACGTACATAAAGAAAAATCATGCAAGAATCTATTGTTCAAACTTTGCTGCCTATAGATTTCATACATGCACTGGTTGTTTGTACTTTGTAGGCTGTAGCTGCTGCATTTGAAATGGTTAATGTAACTTATAATTAACCTGTGACAAAAGAATATACTGACCTTCAAGAAAATGTCGATGGCCCGGTACATACCATCTTCTGATATCCTGGATTGTTCAGGGATAAGTTCTGCAAGAGTAACAAATTTCGAAACTGATAAATTTCGATCAGAAGCGACTTCAGAGAGGTAGGCCTCTATCAGTCGCGTTACGCGTTCCTTCTCGTTTGCAGAAGGGCGGGGACTAGTATCTTCATCCGCATTGTATCCCATTTTTTTCACCTCTCTTTCAAACTCAAAAAAGTAAGTTGTGATCCGTTGCACGGTCTCAACATCGAACAACGTATCGCCTGTCAACAAATAAGATGGGATCAACAGATCATCTAGCACGGCCTGTGCCAGTTGAGAGGCCATTCTCTTCTCCAAATCAAGCCGGCAAGAAACTGTTGTTTCTAAACATATTGAAGCGCGAAGAAGCATCGACAAGAAGCTAACTGACATCACGTTTTTTCCTCTGGGAAGAAGGCTGACTATTGTTTCTAAAACCACCCTTTTCTCATGTTCTTGTTTTGGGTGGATCTTCTTCCTACCCTTCCCAAATATCTCCTGGAACCACGAAACAAAAACCATGTCATATTCGCAGTTTCGTGTAATCAATAACTCAAATTTTTATGGGGTAAGACCTCACCAAACCTCGAAGAGACTTCTGTGCATATAGCATTAGTATCGGTGCAAGGGCGTGTTGCTTGAATCCCCTCGCCATCATAGCAATGAGGACCCTTTGGAACATATCAATTCGCAACACCGCCAAATCTTCTGCCCACCAGTCGACAACAGGTTTTGAGCTATGTCCAGTCGTCGAGGGAATCAAGTCATTCGTGCCACTATCCGGCCTGATCGGTGCACAGAACTGGCTGTCCTTGCACGCCACTGTCGAAATTGTATCAATGCTTCTGCTCACAAGGCGTACCTTTTCTGCTATGGGAAGAAGGTTTTCAGAAGAATGTAGAATGTGTATCGCGCCTGAGAGGCTCTTTAAAGACACTTCGTTTATGTAAGATTCGGTTCGGCTGATCAAATTTCCCACCGAGTGTTCCTCTGTCATTTGAAGGTACTCGGCTGCACATCTAAGCATGGCTATGTTCTCTGTGGTGATTTCGAAGTTTATTCCGTAGCAGAACTTTGCCACTAGTTCGAATGCTTCTCCACCGCCAGGAATGTCGGGGATTTCGACTGTGGAATGCTCGGTGTCGTCCGATTCTGAGAGTTTTTGCCTCATGTATCCACATTTTGAGACCAAAGGAAACTGGGATTTTGATCCAAAAAATTACACATGTATTTGAAATTTGTAAACAAAATGAACACTCATTTTTTCTTTCTCCTTTCAGTTCCATAACCAATAACTTATTAGATAACAAAATTCCCCATCAATTGGTAGAAATCAATCAAAAGTCGGAATCATTTAACTTCCGGGACAGaaccaaaattttaatttggaGACGAACCATTTTTCCTTCTCGTTCCATATCTAATTCCTTCAAATCATCACAACAATATAATGAAACTATGCTATGAAaagaacataaaatttaaactgtACCTTATGCAAAGAAAAGGAAGTTCCTCCAGCAGTCACAGTTAAATCGCTGGGAACTTCTTGGGAAAAGATCCTGTTAAATATCAAAACTCAGAGTCCaaaatcattaaaacatttcCCATTTACATTCACACACAAATCACAACAAAAACATTCGTGTTCTTGAAATGCATGCCAACCAAATTCTAGCATCAAGAACAATTCCGGGAAATGACCCAAGATTCAAATTTTACACATCTTATTCAAAACTCATAAAGTTTTGTGTTGTTTCAGAAGGTACGTAATCTAGATGAGACCCAAAATAACAAGGCAACGAAAATAATAAAAGAGGAAAGCAAACCATTCGGTGGTCCTCTCCATTGCAGTAGAAAGATCCTTTTTCTTAGCAGACATAATCGTTATATGTGTTCTGCTCCTGGTCAAGATCCACCATTGAAGTGTACTACAAAAACTATGTAAAGGGCTAAAAAATCATTAATGAAGAAGCAAAAGTAGTACAGATTTTCATGGAACAAGTTTATTTCAATCATATTTTGCAGTCTGGCTATACTTGGTATCCATCTCACTCCATTAGTCAGCTGTTTCAACACATAATATGACGAATTCCCATCTTAGCCCTTCGTCAATTTGAATGTTAtacttgaattttatttttttttaaagacaaattatataatatttgagttAATTTTAGAAAAACTCGCGAATATGATCGAATTGTTGGCACATCTCCTCAAACTATTTATCGTTTATTTCTCAGATATTATTAAGTATGAACACGTTGAAATGGATAATGTTGTATGTAGTTAAATATGTTTAAAACTAGTAGTAGTATATTGGATAATATGTAGGCAAATGAAGGGCTAATAGATATgtgtctttttttcttttttttggaACAAAGCTATAATAGATATGCTAAGATTTTGTTTATAACGTGTGGATGAGGAAGAGTGCGTAGTGTTTGGATTTTTCTTGAAATATCGATCGCTAATTCGCTAGTATATGAATTATGTACACTGATCGATTGGAGTATGAATTACGaggaatataatatatatcatgaatTAGATCATAAAAATTTACGTAAAATCACAAAATCTGATAATATAAGTTCCCACAATTATAAATCTATCATTCTATATAACATAGAAAGAAACATTTGT
It encodes:
- the LOC140891400 gene encoding uncharacterized protein → MMGDRHCPRIDTIELKLHIERRLGRQKAEMYFNLLSRYLSLKLNKSEFDKLCIGLLGRENVTLHNGLIRAIISNAYAAKNPPPKHGKGENTSMNVKVPNGYQRSILQSLCRDVFPQSPRKGRTPTLRDRKPKDRPSLLGPHGKTNNVACEDSMPKVQEQQSATELLSLGSKPPVEVTSVEDGEEVDQDFGSPGVNRKSPLRAPFGVSLHTKETRKVLYHGSSPFVEIDTCYSNGALPDFSSLRKRLEQKVRMEGLNISTDCVNLLNNGMDAFIKRLLKPCLDLAASRSEYKLPDKVQHQTKNGMSPMTHVQKSNRLFTLSTADFQVAMQSNPRSLGEDWPLLLEKISLHASED
- the LOC140893571 gene encoding uncharacterized protein, which produces MEKLLLNPYDKECMRKAMLRHEQTFRDQVNELHRLYRTQKILMKDLATSHPSRPNDHSRALEFVEPENIAGEYSGVEDDQSSDLELTLGPRSYCQKNIKAAEPGTDLSGFSSTSCMKRSTSTKEGKFQSQELDNSHWVFQVLSLNMTS
- the LOC140890463 gene encoding LOW QUALITY PROTEIN: BTB/POZ domain-containing protein SR1IP1-like (The sequence of the model RefSeq protein was modified relative to this genomic sequence to represent the inferred CDS: inserted 2 bases in 1 codon); the protein is MVDLDQEQNTYNDXMSAKKKDLSTAMERTTEWIFSQEVPSDLTVTAGGTSFSLHKFPLVSKCGYMRQKLSESDDTEHSTVEIPDIPGGGEAFELVAKFCYGINFEITTENIAMLRCAAEYLQMTEEHSVGNLISRTESYINEVSLKSLSGAIHILHSSENLLPIAEKVRLVSRSIDTISTVACKDSQFCAPIRPDSGTNDLIPSTTGHSSKPVVDWWAEDLAVLRIDMFQRVLIAMMARGFKQHALAPILMLYAQKSLRGLEIFGKGRKKIHPKQEHEKRVVLETIVSLLPRGKNVMSVSFLSMLLRASICLETTVSCRLDLEKRMASQLAQAVLDDLLIPSYLLTGDTLFDVETVQRITTYFFEFEREVKKMGYNADEDTSPRPSANEKERVTRLIEAYLSEVASDRNLSVSKFVTLAELIPEQSRISEDGMYRAIDIFLKAHPGLSDMEKKKVCSIMDCQKLSREACAHAAQNDRLPVQTVVQVLYHQQQRLREATDGSQSTESPALPPTQNPSTIDIHPVQDEASSLRQQNQDLKQELVKMKMRLEEIERSSDSNTTPAVASPMAISRAATGEKKPSFMGSVSRKLGRFIRFDGIIPSSRGRNRPGKDRRHSIS